The Sinomicrobium kalidii genome contains a region encoding:
- a CDS encoding TraR/DksA family transcriptional regulator → MTDLTNEQWMEFLQKEIDRTEKQVERYRDMAKPVAPENAIGRVSRMDAINNQSTVKAALQQAEEKLSKLKYVLDKVGDKDFGICVKCKKPIPMGRIMAMPQSTLCVQCAR, encoded by the coding sequence ATGACCGACCTCACCAACGAACAATGGATGGAATTCCTCCAGAAAGAAATCGACCGCACTGAAAAACAGGTAGAGCGTTATCGTGACATGGCCAAACCCGTAGCTCCCGAAAATGCTATTGGCCGCGTATCGCGCATGGATGCCATAAACAACCAGAGCACCGTAAAAGCTGCATTGCAGCAAGCCGAAGAAAAACTCTCCAAATTAAAATATGTGCTGGACAAAGTGGGCGATAAGGATTTCGGTATCTGTGTAAAATGCAAAAAGCCCATTCCCATGGGGCGTATTATGGCTATGCCGCAGAGTACGCTTTGTGTACAATGCGCAAGGTAA